TGTCGAGCCGCTCGGCGTGGGCGCGCATCTCGTTGAAGTCGACGGGGGCGCGTCCCAGCAGATGGCGGAAGGCCAGCTCGATGTAGCGGTAGCGGGAGCAGGCGTCGAAGAAGCGATCGCGGTAGAGCTCGCTCTTGGCGATGCGGCGCACCAGCTCTCTCACGCTGATTTCGCCAAGCTTGAACTGGGACTCAGCGACGAGCTGCCGCTCGCTCTCCATCACATAAGCATTGCCCAGCACCTGCTTGTAGACGGCGCGGATGATTTGTTCCTTCTTGGCGTCGTCATCACCAGGAATGAGTTCAAGAGGAGCTTCGCTCTCTTGCGAGAAACGCTCGACCCCGAGAAGAGAGGCAGGACCGAATGGCATGGACAAGCTGACGTGTTCGTCACGCCATGGTCATTCAGAAGTGGTGGCCTGGAGCGGGTTCTTTATAAAGCTCAATCAAATGTGTCCGAATGTTGCGTGACATGACGATTCTGCTCCCGGTGTCCCGGTGGAGGATCGGTGTAATGCTTGTCATGACAGGGATTCGAGGCTGTCGCGGGTCGTGCTCCGCGTCAGCGGGTTCCAGCAGTCGAGTTCTTCGAAGGGGCGGGCCAAGAGCGCATCACGCTGCTCGTTCAGCCCTGTGGTGAGCGAGAAATCGGCTCCTTTAATCGATTCCGCGCTGTCCAGGCCTGCCTCGGAGAGGTGGGCGCCGCGAAAGTCGGCGAAATCCAGTTGACACGTGCCAAAGCGGGTCCCACGGCACATGGCGCCGCGCAGGATCGCGTGGCGAAGATCCGATCCCACCAGGCGAACGTTGTCCAGCAGGGCGCCACTCAGATCAGCTCCGCTGAGATAGGCCCCCATCAGCACGGCGCCGCGAAGATCCATGCCGCGTAGGTCGGTGCTGTTCAAGAACACGCCACTCAGCTTTGCTTTGGGGCCAACGGCTCCGCTGCTGAACAGATCAAACCCATCGGGCACACGGGTGCTCGCGTCGTAGCGGGCCAGGCGCAGGTCGGCTCCCTCTAGCTGACAGCTGGAGAGGTCGGTCCCCCTGAGATCAACGCGACAGAGATTGGCGCCCCGCAGGTCGCCGCCTTCAACAGTCACACCACTCCAGTCGGCGCCCCGGGCATCAACTCCGCCATCCCGGGACCCTGAGGCCAGGGTCTGTTCCGGAGGCTGCCAAGTGTCCAGATTCAGGGGGTTGGAGAGCGCCGTCAAGGAAATCAGCTGCGAAGCATCGAGAAGGCGATGGTAAGGAGCACACGGCCCAGCTCGAATCCGCCGACAACCGCCAGGCCCAGCCAGAGCTTGAGGGCGAAAGTGGGAGGTTGGCCATTGACCCAGGCCGACGACATCTCAAGCTGCTGCATCTGAGCGGCCTGCTCGCTGGGAGCGCGATCCTGCAGTGAGTCGCGCCAGTCGGCGCCATAGCGCGGGAATTGCTGGTAGATCGGGGTCTCACCAAGGGATCGACCCGGCAGAACGCGTGAACGTTGC
The Synechococcus sp. MU1617 genome window above contains:
- a CDS encoding pentapeptide repeat-containing protein, whose translation is MTALSNPLNLDTWQPPEQTLASGSRDGGVDARGADWSGVTVEGGDLRGANLCRVDLRGTDLSSCQLEGADLRLARYDASTRVPDGFDLFSSGAVGPKAKLSGVFLNSTDLRGMDLRGAVLMGAYLSGADLSGALLDNVRLVGSDLRHAILRGAMCRGTRFGTCQLDFADFRGAHLSEAGLDSAESIKGADFSLTTGLNEQRDALLARPFEELDCWNPLTRSTTRDSLESLS